The nucleotide window AGTAATAATAATTACGGAGTACCTTGTTCCTATCTACAGTGTGGCCCAGATAGATAGAACATGAACCCGACAGGCAAACAAGCGAAGCTGTTTTGCGACGTTCTGAGTTGATCATTTTCATCTAATCTCTATAGCACAACAAAATTAGATAGTAAAATGTTCATGCCAATGAAATGATGAAATGATTGATGCGGTGGGACTCCAACGCTAAAGCAATGCTGGGAACAAACAGAAGGCCCTAGCTTCAGTGTTGGATTAAAAAGAATGGTAGGCCAATCCTTTGCTGttagtgttgttgttgttgcgaaTTTAAGGAAGTGCCAGCCCTGCTAGCCCTAATTAAGAAAAGCCCCTGGCCCTTAACCATTAATATAAACTCTTACAAGTACTAGTTACTTTAACTTACTAGTATTTATTTTCTTTCCTTAAGCGCTGATTAAAAGCTCCGTGGTATGCGCTAGCTAGCTACCACATGCATTCTGCAGATCATGGCTGCTGGGGCATATGCGGCCTCTTAAAGAATGGCATGGGGATGGAGGCGAACTTATTGCTAGCTGCTACTCTAGCTACTACTTACTGATAGAAGGATCCCCAACCACAATATATGGCCGGCAACCGGCATGCCCTTTTCATTAGCTTCACCAAAACGTCAAGCAAAACAGATGGTCCTTGCATTTCCAGGACAGTGATTATGGGACTGCTTGAGAATGTTGGGTTTCAATGGTGGTTTTGACGGTTGGGTTCTTCTACCACACGACGTGCATGTCATGCCCGCACTGCAGTATCGCCGGCCGGGCGGCTCAATCAGGTTAGTTGGCTGCTGCTCGCTCCTGCAGGTTGGTCACCCGTCCATTTCCCGAACCGACCGACCCTTCCGTTGCACTGTCTGTCTGTGGCATCATTCTCTTCGATTCGATCTGCACGCTGGTAGTTTGGGGCCATTCATTCTAATGAAATCCATTATATAGATCCTGCATGCACCAGTATTATTAGAGGTGCTTATTGCGGTGCTAATCGCCCTCGATCCCATTTGTTTAGGATCGGACGCACAACATTAGCATCACAGGCGTCGTGTGCCTACTGTACTTTATTGGTAGCCCACTTATGCTTGTACTTATATATTACTGACAAATCACATTATTGGTTGTGCTTGACTACTGCTTGCACATCAACTGTCGTCTATCTATTGGGATCGGATCGGAGTGTGATTGATCGATCGAGTTCATGTTAAGGACCGGCCTGCAGTTGTCAACCATATTGGAGTGTAACAACATCGTCCTCGTCCTTAATTAATACTACTGAACTAGTTGTTTATGTTCAATAGCAAAAATAAAGCAAGCGCTAACTGGACCGTATCTGGCTTCATTTCCTGATCGATGCGCGCGTATATATCATCATGGACCGCGACTGTAGTGTGGCCGCCAGCTGAAGCTTGATGATGTAGCTGGTATCTCTCTCGAACAGCTCACGGTACATGCGAAATAATACTGGACAGCAGAGAAGGGCCCGGGAGATGAGCATTACCATATTCTGCATTCTGACGTACGAGGCGTTGCATCACTAATAATCACTCATGGCGATGCTCATGCTCTCAGCGGTTAATGGTAACTACCGATCGACTTGTATAGTGACATATGCTTTCAGATGATACGCAGCATCGATCGTCAAAGTACGTACCATGTAGCAGCCAGCAACGGTACTAGGTACGTTTCCTGTTGAAGAGTGCAATCAGTTGatcaacaccgttaagaaagaTATTAGTCGTGCCAAGTAGTAGTACTATTACAGTACATGTGGTTAGAGCAGGAAAGACCTGATGAGTAAAAGGATCGATGGAGAGCAACCAGCGACCGACCGACTCCAGCAGGCGAATAAATTTGTCTATTTCCATGGATCGGGCCGGTCCACAACCTGGTGTTTAGAGCAGTGTCCGGAGGAAAAAAAGCGCATGCAGATGCAGCCAGTGACCCATCGTCTTCAGCAATTAACGTGGCTGATTGAGACCGGCCAGTAGTGGCGCCCGGCGCGATTGCGTGCGCGCGCGCATGGCAGCGTGCGCTGAAGGCGACGACATAGAGCGCACCTGGACGGACAACGCGCGTCGGCGGCCGTCCGTTCGCTAACCTCCACCGTGCATGCGTGCATGCCTTTTGTCGTCCCACGGAAACGGCCGGCCGCGAACCGTCCAGGCAACCAGCTAGCTGCCCTGCCTGCAGCCTGCTAAAACCATGCATGCCCCGATCCGTTCCACTGTCGTGAAGTGTAGCATGCCCAGTGCGTCGTCTcgtcgcatgacgatgatgaccACGCGTCCACGCCGCGGGCGGGCGTCTTTACTTGCGGTTGCACCGTCGCGGTAGCGGGCCGCGCGACGCCATTGCATGCCGCGCCTAGCGGAACACGGGCGCCCGCGCCTACCCCCCTGAGGCCTCCGTACATGCACGCGCCAGCCGAGAGCGAGCGACGTCGGCCTGTTTACTTAGCTGAAAAGCCAGACTAAAAAATACTGTTGATtcatttgttacgagagaaaaacaccgtcGTTGAAAAAGTAGGGCTCATAAGTTGGCGTGGGTCGTCGCGGCGTCGACGATCGGGCACCACACGAAACACCAGCCAGCAGCAGCAAGCGCGCTCCACAGCCACATGTACTGTGCCGCTCCGCTCGTTTCCGGCCCACGTCGAGGCGGGACTAGCGTAGGACGTCTCACCTCAACCTCATGGAGTCATGCATGGACACGGCCAACAGTTCCGCTGCCCGCGCGTTCTCTCTACTGGCACTGGCTGCTCTGCTGCGGCTGCCGGGCGGGCGGCTGGCTGGCCCAGTCGTGACGTCTACGCCATCATCGCATTTATGCCGGCGCGGCGTCCCCCCGGCCGGTAGGTCGCCCTTGCCTTTCGCGCCCCGTGCATGTGCCTGTCGTCGGGGCAGAGCGAGGAGCATCGTAACCCTGTTTAGAAAAGTGATGATCGTCAGCAACATCTAGATTTTTTGGCAATATAGAACAAGTTCACCGATCTACAGTACCTTTCTTATGCTCGGAGACGCTTCTCAGCTGCTCAAAGTTGCGCCTCAACTGCTCAGAGATGGTCATTAGCTGCTTGGATATGGCGCCCTTTTGGTACTCCAGGACCCTCGTGTTTGATTCGATAAGATCTctttcgcgctgggccctctagatgtttttctccatCAGTTTCATGGCCTCCTTTAGCTTCAcattttcctcggcgaggggctccatcctcttgatcagctgctACCATTATATGGTAGTTCGCGCTATGCCCTAAaaaagcaccaagattataaaTAATCTCACTCTCCAACGTCAAAGACAGACATCACCGACACAATactgaccttgatctgcttcatggctgtggaaagggtggaccgtagcctcttcacctccctagaggtgtcctcctcttccacgaccaccacttcatcccTCCACTTGCGGAGGATCTGGATGGCTTGAGGTCGTGATTCTTTGCATTCAATCTCCTcgacctcatcctcttcctccgtAGCCGATGGCACTCCCTGGGGGCTCGGTGGTAGCATAGAGTGTCCGACCACGCCCTATGACATCTCAGGGCCCACCATTTTCTCCTCTGACATCATTGACCTCTGTGCCCCAGACTCCGGCATGACATTAGTAGCTCCCACCTCCAAAGATTTGGTGGCTCTTGCTGTCGCTCCTAGCATCTCCATCGCATCGGCCGTCATCGTCACCAACCGTTCTCCGCCGCCAACTCCATCAGCAGCATTGGTCGACTCCTTTGCAAACCACCGAGTGCTTGGGGACTCTAGGATGGAGTCCACTGGCTTAATCTTCGTGCGTGGGAATAGCCCCTGGCTGCTGCCAGACTGGACGGAAGGATTTAGATCCTCCATGCGCCTCGTTCTGCATCAAATCAGCTCATCAATCACCGCAACTATAAAGATCATACAACAAATTATTCCAAGGCAAGGAACTTACACGTCGGCTTCCCAGTAGACGGTTCTAAACCGGTGCTATCTCCTTGAGCACCTAGGCATGGCTCTATGGTCAACTCGCGTGCCCTAGGCTGGAGGTCTTGCGGCCCCCACCGTCGGCCTCTCCTTCGCCTACTGCTCGAGGACACCCTTCCCTCCATTCGACTGCACCTCCAAGCACGTGTTGTGCGGTGGCGCCTCAGTGCTCAGAggaggagctactagagccccATCATCGTTTGACCACTTGGACATCGCCGCACTCTGCGTCCGAGTGGTCTGATcgccgccaagcgagatgccgcccagCTTACGGGGAGCCACACCcaccattttcttcttctttcgggTTGGCTCATCTTGCGCCACTCTTTTCCCCCGGACCTTCTCTGACACGGGGGGGGGGATATCCGACCAACCAGCACCTGCGCCTTTGGAATCAGATGTGGTCCTGATAGCACCTTTCTCTGGCTGAGTGGTATTCCTAGCGTCTACCGCCTTCGGCCAATTGCTCCtcggcacgcccgagaagtacgCCACCCGTTCCTGcaaaatggatctttccacaagcaaTTCAGATTCATTGCCCGACATGACACAGGATAAAAGAACACCAGGACCAATAGTCAAGATTTTTACCTAAGGAGGTAGGTTCGTGTTGTTGAAGGCTCTCGGCTGCCCTGGCACGCTGAACGGCATGTTTGGAGCAAACAGCTCTGTGGCCTAGTGTAGCATGGCCTCCTTCGTCAACCTCTCCATCCTCTCCTAGGTGCCGTCAGTATCttccttgaagtcaaagcctggatgggccctctccttgtagggctggatgcgtcgcactatgaagctcaccgccaTAGCGACTCCGTTCATCTTCATGGCCTTTATCAGcccgaggagctccttcacctgatcCATATCAGCACTGCTCGGCTTCTCCGACCAACTCCTCTGATTTTCTAGAATTTGGTCGATGTCACACCTGATGGTAGGATGGCTCTGCTTCGTGTAAAACCACCTGACATTCCACCCCTTTCACGAAGTGTTCAGTGGCACAGTGAGGTACTCACCTGCCATCCCATCACGGAGCTACAGATACACACCGCCGACCACTCTAGAATCGCcctcgcccttcttcttcatctagAACAGGTGCTGGAAAAGGTTGAAGTGGGGGAGAATGCCGAGATATGCCTCGCATAAATGGATAAAaatagagatgtgcaagatggtgttcggATGCAGATTGCACAGACTCACTCCTCAGAATTTCAACAGATCCTACAAGAAAGGATAACAGGAAGTCCTAATCCGcactagaaataatcttcaaaaactacaactttgtCGGTGTGCAgcattggaaagggctcaccatTGGCTGGACGCCATCCGGCTATGATACGATCAGGAAGAACTCCCGCCTCCCCCATCCATTGAGCACCGCCTCCCCCATGAGTGACGACACCTATTCCATGTCATGGCTTGCTCCGGCGGTCGCCTTCTTCAtgttaccacctcccctcttcagcgccatctctcagatctgggtTGGGACTGGCGGCAAAAGTGGGTGTGAATGTGAATCAGAAAGCGCGAGGGCcgaggaggaagacaaagtggcaaaggtgggagcacggaGTATGacggcgcggttataaagcaccctccccacttttcgcattcaagggtttttgggaaaccgcaccaCGATTTGCGCCTCTCCGAATTCCCCAAAGCGGCGTGgcgggccgttacctgggcttccaAGCAACTCCAAcccatatcgcccattttttGCCGCAACTTGTTACTGCACGCCAGATATTTGCCGACTTCTCCGCAATACCATTAAGGCTCAGtaactactactgtacaaccattactttggatttttctccacgatttgatttctccaagatttccatttgtggctcggggactacgtcatcactacgacttggttcctcaccacactgggattttcttcttgttgctgttgtttctgaccctggcaccacatgaccacatcacctactgtcaggctcggggactaagtgggcacacttcacctagggACTgattgcctgctcggctggtcttctgtttttcttctactttggaccctggcaccacgtgactacgtcacctactgtcaggcttggggactaagtgggcacacttcaccttgcggtgagtgtgtttacTTTAATATGTAAGAATCCatgcctcctgaagttgaagacgattacctccctttctcgtggtcagactctaagtgggcacacttggttcacagcgagaaaatttttgattttgaacttgagctccttacatccttatggcaagccttacttgggatacactgctcaacgatggttcacaactgctcagcGACTCAGTatggtggtcggactatgagtctgactgctcggctttgttcacacatactcagacaagctcaagacgacgttgcacagcggatacaaggctgtggggggtacgaccccggatacccacgacagactacatgggctacgcccccaagggtggtctagcccataagacgaagccttacggagcacggcgctgctcggcgcgccccgcaagacaccgagaagatatcctgaagatactacgagatctgttaggatacgttcgatcccataattcctgtaatctattgttactttccggttatctcctagatctaaccgacttataaccctacccctagactatataaggcgggcagggaccccctcaaaacacaccaAAGATCATAcgaagccaatacaaaccaacagaccataggagtagggtattacgtcgcgctgacggcccgaacctgtctgaTTCTTGTGCCTTTGTTGcattcttgttctcgattacgcGCATCTCTATCGATCAagctaccttcgtgggatacccctcagaggactgccgacgatattctgtcgacagtgtCCCTAGACATACCTCATCGTTTATCGGCGCCCTTCAATGCCTTTCAGGTTCACACAGTGTCCCTCGATGTCATCCGACATCTTTCGGCATCACTTGGCATCCCTCGCCACTACTCAACATTCCTCACTATCCCTCGACATCTCTTGGCGTCCCGCAACATCCCTGTTTATCTCTTGGCACCCCTCGACACCCTTTGAAGTCTCTCAGCGTCATTCGGTGCCCCTTAGCATCCGTAGGCTTCACTCAGTACCCCCTCAAAGTCTCTCACCATCGCTCAATGCCACTTAAAATCCCTTGACGTCTTTCAGTGTCAATCATCGTGTGATGTTGGCGACATTATCGGCTTAGAGGGATTGAGGTTGACAACGTTCTTCTTAGGCCTTGATTTACTGCTAAGTTGGAAGCCAACTTAGTAGAATGCCAAAGCCAAAAACATATATAACTTGATATAAACTAGTTTGATGAGGTACCTGGTGACGTTGGTGGCAGCATTACCAACTTGGAGAGGTTGAGGATGACGATGTTGTTTGATGAATGCTGAGGGGCATCAAGGGACATTGAGGAACGGCGAGGGACACTAAGACACAGTAAGGAACAGTGAGAACGCTAGGGAACACTGAGTGTTCCTGAGTGAAGATGTGGGACCCTAAGTCATGGCAATGGACGTTGAGGGGCAGCAATTGACGATGAGGGAACAAAATATGAGAGAATACTAATAACACTTAACAGGATCAATCTTTCACATCAATTCGTAAATGTTAGACACTTCCTCTAGCTCTCGTTTGAGCTGCCCATGTCCCATGTCCCCGGCCCGGCACGTGGCCCCCGCCTCCTTCCTATATAAGGACCCACCTCTCCAGCCTCCACCTTTGCCACGACCACCAGACGACCTTCCCTCGGTCGGTCCTCGCCTCCTCTGCTCTGTTAAGcttctcgctctctctctctctccttccacTTCTTGATCGAGACGGCAATGGCGAAGGGAGGGCTGAGCAAGCTCAAGTGCATGATCAAGAGGTGGCACTCCGGGAGCCGGATCTCGCGCACTCCGTCAGGGTGCTCGGCGCGCTCGCACGACGTCGGCGGCGTCGACGACGCTGGCGCCGGCGGCTTCGCCTTGGAGAACTCGTGGAGGAGGGGCGTCGCCGCCTCGTCCGTCTTCGccttcggcggcggcggaggcacgGCGGGGTCGGCGTCGTTCGACGGCGCCGACGGCGTGCCCCCGGGCCTCCACCCGGTGTACGTCGGCAAGTCGCGCCGCCGCTACCTCATAGCCGCGGACCTCGTCGGCCACCCCCTGTTCCAGAACCTCGTCGACCGCTCTGGCGGCGCGGGAGCCGGCGTCGGCGCTGGCGGGGGCGGGACCGTTGTCGGCTGCGAGGTCGTGCTGTTCGAGCACCTCCTCTGGATGCTCGAGAACGCCGACCCGCAGCCGGAGTCGCTCGACGAGCTCGTCGAGTATTACGCGTGCTGATCGTGATCGACCGCCTACTCACGGCCATGTCCGATCCACGATGCCGGCACCGGCAGCGCAGCGCAGCGGCGCCGAGCGAGGCCGAGCTGGACGGCCGGTGTCAAGGGGTACTTTGGGTAATCTGGTTCTTTTATTTAAGGTTAGGGGTAGAGTTGTAATATACGCAGGATTGCGAGGGCAAGGAGTGGAGATAGTCAACCTTGTGGTGTTTGTGGTAATTATCTCGAGATAGCCGTGTAATTACCGTGCAACCAAGATAATGCTCTCTCGGGGCAGTTAATTAATCTCTAGTGCTTGATGTAATGTAATGGCTTGCATGTTTCTTCTGCTGTTTCTTTTAAGCAGAATTGAATAAGATTTTAGGAATGGGTGTATCCATGTACATTATATATATTTCACCAATGTATGAAGTCCATGATCATTTCATTTATTTCTTGTGAATTGTTCTTCTGAGATTTTTTTTTCTCACTTGGGCCA belongs to Miscanthus floridulus cultivar M001 chromosome 4, ASM1932011v1, whole genome shotgun sequence and includes:
- the LOC136551845 gene encoding uncharacterized protein; the protein is MAKGGLSKLKCMIKRWHSGSRISRTPSGCSARSHDVGGVDDAGAGGFALENSWRRGVAASSVFAFGGGGGTAGSASFDGADGVPPGLHPVYVGKSRRRYLIAADLVGHPLFQNLVDRSGGAGAGVGAGGGGTVVGCEVVLFEHLLWMLENADPQPESLDELVEYYAC